The bacterium genome has a window encoding:
- the mraZ gene encoding division/cell wall cluster transcriptional repressor MraZ, with protein MFIGEYHHTIDAKRRLAVPAKFRKRIGEMAVLTKSLDNSLVLYPMKEWEELATKLSKLPVGQSGTRSFVRTMLAGATDVEIDSLGRVLIPDYLKDFAGLKKNVVIAGLFNRLEIWDEENWNEYKKNSEKSTPEIAEKLGELGIY; from the coding sequence ATGTTCATCGGCGAATACCATCACACCATAGATGCAAAAAGGCGTTTGGCCGTGCCGGCTAAATTTAGAAAAAGAATCGGTGAAATGGCGGTGTTAACTAAGAGTTTGGATAATTCTTTGGTTTTATATCCAATGAAAGAATGGGAAGAGCTTGCTACTAAGCTTTCAAAATTACCAGTAGGGCAATCGGGTACAAGAAGTTTTGTTAGAACAATGCTGGCGGGTGCCACAGATGTGGAAATTGATTCTTTGGGTAGAGTCTTGATTCCAGATTATTTAAAAGATTTTGCCGGTTTAAAAAAGAATGTGGTGATAGCGGGTTTATTTAACAGGTTAGAAATTTGGGACGAAGAAAATTGGAACGAGTATAAAAAGAATTCGGAAAAATCGACTCCAGAAATTGCTGAGAAATTAGGAGAATTAGGAATATATTAG
- a CDS encoding GIY-YIG nuclease family protein gives MYYVYVLKINRRGIYIGYTEDLKRRFKEHSKSSKCVLVYYEAYESSDLARNRERKLKQYSGALRALKKRINI, from the coding sequence ATGTATTATGTTTATGTTTTAAAAATAAATAGAAGAGGAATATATATAGGCTACACAGAAGATTTGAAGCGTAGATTTAAAGAACATAGCAAAAGTAGTAAATGTGTTCTTGTTTATTACGAAGCATATGAGTCTTCTGATTTGGCTAGAAATAGAGAGAGAAAATTAAAACAATATAGTGGAGCATTAAGAGCGTTAAAGAAGAGGATAAATATTTAA